Proteins from a genomic interval of Desulfuromonas sp.:
- a CDS encoding 16S rRNA (uracil(1498)-N(3))-methyltransferase yields MVLHDLSQRAAFMTLRRFFIPPEGVEGDRIRLDGDLLRHIRKVLRLGTGDQILLLDGVGNHYLGQINELTPGSGQALIIEQWFEREKNLPVRLIQSLPKGEKMELILQKGCELGVNRFSPVFSERSVPEFDQGRGEKKLQRWRKIIAEAARQCRRPILPICDPVQEFGQVISTCREELKLMLWEDGSVALVERLPEKRPAGVAVLVGSEGGFGRDEVDRAKAAGFLPVSLGPRILRAETSGFAVTAVLEYLYGDFGSDENSRG; encoded by the coding sequence ATGGTGTTGCATGATCTATCACAGAGAGCAGCGTTCATGACCCTGCGTCGTTTCTTTATCCCTCCGGAGGGAGTCGAAGGTGATCGAATCCGGCTGGATGGTGATCTGCTTCGCCACATCCGGAAGGTTTTACGCCTTGGGACCGGCGACCAGATCCTGCTGCTTGATGGTGTCGGCAACCATTATCTGGGCCAGATCAATGAGCTTACTCCGGGATCGGGGCAAGCTCTGATTATCGAGCAGTGGTTTGAACGGGAAAAAAACCTTCCGGTTCGACTGATTCAGTCATTGCCGAAGGGGGAGAAGATGGAGCTGATTCTGCAGAAGGGTTGTGAACTCGGCGTTAATCGGTTCAGTCCCGTATTCAGTGAGCGTTCCGTTCCCGAATTCGATCAGGGCAGGGGTGAGAAAAAGCTGCAGCGCTGGCGGAAAATCATTGCGGAAGCTGCCCGACAGTGCCGGCGCCCGATCCTGCCGATCTGTGATCCGGTTCAGGAGTTTGGTCAGGTCATTTCGACCTGCCGCGAGGAACTCAAGCTGATGCTCTGGGAAGACGGGAGCGTTGCACTGGTCGAGAGATTGCCGGAAAAAAGACCGGCCGGTGTTGCTGTTCTGGTCGGTTCTGAAGGGGGATTCGGCCGGGATGAGGTGGACCGTGCAAAAGCCGCCGGGTTTTTACCGGTCAGTCTTGGGCCAAGAATCTTGCGAGCTGAAACATCCGGGTTTGCAGTCACGGCCGTTCTGGAGTATCTTTATGGTGATTTTGGTTCCGATGAAAACAGTCGGGGTTGA
- a CDS encoding tautomerase gives MPHLQFELNFTPSPEEKKQFAAKVVNNFATIMDTGTDHIGITYRCYDTNDLVFGRAEKPEDGIAFLNADIRLGRTREQKRQLALAIMSDLHATCGVPTASIYIIYTEHDGPHFQLDDRELPSWSEGEDPLE, from the coding sequence ATGCCGCATCTGCAATTCGAACTGAATTTCACTCCTTCGCCGGAAGAGAAAAAACAATTTGCCGCCAAGGTGGTCAATAACTTTGCCACTATCATGGACACCGGCACCGACCATATCGGCATTACCTATCGCTGTTACGACACCAACGATCTGGTGTTCGGCCGGGCCGAAAAACCTGAGGATGGGATCGCTTTTCTCAACGCCGATATCCGTCTCGGCCGAACCCGGGAGCAGAAACGCCAGCTCGCCCTGGCCATTATGAGCGATCTGCACGCAACCTGTGGAGTCCCGACCGCCAGCATTTACATTATTTACACCGAGCATGACGGCCCGCATTTCCAGCTCGATGACCGGGAGCTCCCCTCATGGAGCGAAGGCGAAGATCCTCTCGAATAA
- a CDS encoding diaminopimelate epimerase — MQFTKMHGAGNDYVYIDCFDQEIDDPARLAKEISDRNFGIGSDGLILILPSDQADVRMRMFNSDGSEAEMCGNGIRCVAKYSFDHNLVRKETMVIETGAGLLPVQLFIGTDGLVEKAQVNMGEPRTRRHEIPMTGPAEESAVNFEIRVAGETFNATCVSMGNPHCVIYVDDVDHFPVADVGPYIENHETFPERINVEFVEVISATEVRQRTWERGAGETLACGTGASAVTVAGVLTGRTERKIINHLLGGDLELEWTEAGTVLMTGPAVEVFSGEYAPR; from the coding sequence ATACAATTTACCAAGATGCACGGGGCTGGTAACGACTACGTCTATATTGACTGTTTCGATCAGGAGATTGACGACCCGGCGCGACTTGCCAAAGAGATCTCGGATCGTAATTTCGGAATCGGGTCCGACGGGCTGATCTTGATCCTTCCGTCAGATCAGGCCGACGTCCGGATGCGGATGTTTAATTCCGATGGCAGCGAGGCCGAGATGTGCGGTAACGGAATCCGTTGTGTTGCCAAGTATTCCTTCGACCATAACCTGGTGCGCAAGGAAACGATGGTGATCGAAACGGGTGCTGGTCTTTTACCGGTACAGCTCTTCATCGGAACCGATGGCTTGGTTGAAAAGGCCCAGGTCAACATGGGCGAGCCGCGAACCAGGCGTCATGAAATCCCGATGACCGGGCCGGCAGAAGAATCGGCCGTCAATTTTGAAATCAGGGTCGCTGGCGAAACCTTTAACGCGACCTGTGTTTCGATGGGGAATCCGCATTGTGTCATCTATGTCGATGATGTCGACCATTTTCCGGTGGCCGACGTCGGACCATACATCGAAAATCACGAAACTTTTCCAGAAAGAATCAATGTCGAATTCGTTGAAGTTATTTCAGCGACAGAAGTCCGGCAACGGACCTGGGAACGCGGCGCTGGGGAAACTCTCGCCTGCGGCACCGGCGCTTCGGCGGTGACGGTCGCCGGCGTCCTGACCGGCCGGACTGAACGGAAAATCATCAACCATCTGCTCGGTGGTGATCTTGAGCTTGAATGGACCGAAGCGGGGACAGTGCTGATGACCGGTCCGGCAGTTGAAGTATTCAGTGGCGAGTACGCACCGCGATGA
- a CDS encoding deoxyribonuclease IV (Assists in DNA repair by cleaving phosphodiester bonds at apurinic or apyrimidinic sties to produce new 5' ends that are base-free deoxyribose 5-phosphate residues): protein MSEQFSQPIGAHMSIAGGLHLAFPRGEEVGCTAMQVFTKNASQWKAKPISDDDAQLFREARDKSPIGPVIAHDTYLINLAATDQTKWSKSKAAFADEIERCSKLGIEGLVMHPGSHLGEGEEAGLEKVCTAFKEIFVETPDDVMVLIENTAGQGTNLGWRFEHLATILEGVPDGRFGVCFDTCHAFAAGYDLSSEEGFAEVMAEFDRLIGVELIRAFHVNDAKKPLASRVDRHEQLGEGFIGRDGFRALMRDSRFHDVPKILETPKGDDNEWDLKNLALLRELAG from the coding sequence ATGAGTGAACAATTCAGTCAGCCGATCGGGGCGCATATGTCAATTGCCGGCGGCCTGCATCTCGCCTTTCCGCGCGGCGAAGAGGTCGGTTGCACGGCGATGCAGGTTTTTACCAAGAATGCCAGCCAGTGGAAGGCCAAACCGATCAGTGATGACGACGCGCAATTATTCCGGGAGGCCCGGGACAAGAGCCCGATCGGACCGGTCATCGCTCACGATACCTACCTGATCAACCTGGCAGCGACTGACCAGACCAAGTGGTCGAAATCGAAAGCAGCGTTTGCCGACGAGATCGAGCGTTGTTCGAAGCTCGGCATCGAGGGCCTGGTCATGCATCCCGGTTCGCACCTCGGTGAAGGGGAAGAGGCCGGTCTGGAAAAGGTCTGTACCGCCTTTAAGGAGATCTTTGTCGAAACACCGGATGATGTCATGGTGCTGATTGAAAACACGGCCGGGCAGGGGACCAATCTCGGCTGGCGGTTCGAGCATCTGGCGACCATTCTCGAAGGCGTGCCGGACGGGCGGTTCGGGGTCTGCTTCGACACCTGCCATGCTTTTGCCGCCGGCTATGATTTGTCGAGCGAGGAGGGTTTTGCCGAGGTGATGGCCGAGTTCGATCGCCTGATCGGGGTTGAGCTGATCAGGGCCTTTCATGTCAATGACGCCAAAAAACCGCTCGCTTCCCGGGTCGACCGGCATGAGCAGCTCGGTGAGGGCTTTATCGGTCGTGACGGTTTTCGCGCCCTGATGCGGGATTCCCGTTTTCACGACGTGCCGAAAATTCTCGAGACTCCGAAGGGGGATGACAACGAGTGGGATCTCAAGAACCTGGCCCTGTTGCGGGAGCTTGCCGGGTGA
- a CDS encoding efflux RND transporter periplasmic adaptor subunit — MQFKILIVGLALLLISVSAVAAEGGKEGGGQAQNAPPAMLVAVEKIVEGTAEPSQQMVGTVFYSRVSNVASEVGGLVASVAINDGDRVKKGASLVTLQTDILETMIDKTRNSFEQAVIDMEQARKDLTRLESLHSDNLIAETTYDNQMATARGLEKRAAALKADLDRLQLEKKKMTIDAPFSGVVLKKEVEQGEWVNAGGTVAVVADDRQVDVVVDIPERMVGLLEKGREVAIISGDKKYTGRYVALIPRGDIATRTFSIKLRLKNTDALIEGMAARALLPVSPAESGLLVPRDAVINKFGRDVVYIVEGGLAKMIPVEVTGYSGLQFGVSGDGLKAGQDVIIKGQERIYNDGTPVRFGS, encoded by the coding sequence ATGCAATTCAAAATATTGATAGTCGGTCTTGCGCTTCTGCTGATTTCGGTTTCCGCTGTTGCCGCTGAAGGTGGAAAAGAAGGGGGCGGTCAGGCCCAGAATGCGCCGCCGGCAATGCTGGTCGCGGTTGAAAAGATTGTTGAAGGGACCGCAGAGCCGAGCCAGCAAATGGTCGGGACCGTTTTTTATTCACGGGTTTCGAACGTAGCGTCCGAGGTCGGCGGGCTGGTCGCTTCGGTTGCCATTAATGATGGTGACCGGGTCAAGAAAGGCGCGAGCCTGGTCACTCTCCAGACCGATATCCTTGAAACGATGATCGATAAAACCCGCAATTCCTTCGAGCAGGCGGTTATCGACATGGAACAGGCGCGCAAAGACCTGACCCGCCTTGAATCTCTGCACAGTGACAATCTGATTGCCGAAACCACCTATGACAACCAGATGGCGACAGCCCGGGGTCTGGAAAAAAGGGCCGCCGCTCTCAAGGCCGATCTCGACCGGCTCCAGCTCGAAAAAAAGAAAATGACGATCGACGCCCCCTTTTCCGGAGTGGTTCTCAAGAAAGAGGTTGAACAGGGAGAGTGGGTTAACGCTGGCGGTACCGTTGCCGTGGTTGCCGATGATCGACAGGTCGATGTGGTGGTCGATATTCCCGAACGGATGGTCGGGCTGCTCGAAAAAGGACGGGAAGTTGCTATTATCAGCGGCGATAAAAAATACACCGGTCGTTATGTTGCCCTGATTCCGAGGGGTGATATTGCGACCCGCACCTTTTCGATCAAGCTCCGGTTGAAGAACACCGATGCGTTGATCGAAGGCATGGCTGCCAGAGCTTTGCTGCCGGTCAGTCCGGCCGAAAGCGGCCTGCTGGTGCCGCGCGATGCCGTCATCAATAAATTCGGTCGCGATGTTGTTTATATTGTTGAAGGCGGACTGGCCAAAATGATTCCGGTCGAGGTCACCGGCTACTCCGGGCTGCAGTTCGGGGTCAGCGGTGATGGCCTCAAGGCTGGTCAGGATGTCATTATCAAGGGTCAGGAACGCATCTATAATGACGGTACGCCCGTTCGATTCGGATCCTGA
- a CDS encoding HIT family protein has protein sequence MNDCRMCHKWHDEAELRIAEFEHSYVMLNRDQFFPGYSFVFTREHITELFHLDPSRRHAIIDEVNRVAEVLAEIFQPAKMNYELLGNMVPHMHWHLVPRFETDPLWPQPIWAEPHDEVLLSPAEYKKRIEKIKEKLKEI, from the coding sequence ATGAACGACTGCCGGATGTGCCACAAATGGCACGATGAAGCGGAGTTGCGGATTGCCGAGTTTGAGCACAGCTATGTCATGCTCAATCGTGACCAGTTTTTTCCCGGGTACAGTTTTGTTTTCACCAGGGAGCACATCACCGAACTGTTCCACCTCGACCCGTCGCGGCGGCACGCAATCATCGATGAAGTCAACCGGGTGGCCGAGGTGCTGGCCGAAATCTTTCAACCGGCAAAAATGAACTACGAACTGCTCGGCAACATGGTCCCGCACATGCACTGGCACCTGGTTCCCCGGTTCGAAACCGACCCGCTCTGGCCGCAACCGATCTGGGCCGAGCCGCATGACGAGGTGCTTTTGTCGCCGGCCGAATATAAAAAGCGGATTGAGAAGATAAAGGAAAAGCTGAAAGAGATTTAG
- a CDS encoding pyrimidine 5'-nucleotidase, translating into MDAILFDLDNTLYHPERELFSLIDVRINRYMSDIVGIAPADVDGLRRRYWADYGVTLQGLIRHHGVDAEDYLDYVHDVNVHERILPDPELCDRLAAIESPCYVFTNGSRAHAERVLACLGIAEQFEEIFDIRIAAYQPKPFPDSYREVMRKVGCKPDRSVMVEDSIENLLTAREMGMKTVLVRELEPDRRFDAHVETASAAASVICGWLAA; encoded by the coding sequence ATGGACGCAATACTTTTTGATCTCGACAATACGCTCTACCACCCGGAGCGCGAACTTTTTTCGCTGATCGATGTACGGATCAACCGCTACATGTCCGATATTGTCGGGATCGCCCCGGCCGATGTCGATGGCCTGCGGCGTCGCTACTGGGCCGATTACGGCGTGACCCTGCAGGGGCTGATCCGGCACCATGGAGTCGATGCCGAGGATTATCTCGATTACGTGCACGATGTGAATGTCCATGAACGGATTCTGCCCGACCCCGAATTGTGCGATCGGCTGGCGGCGATCGAGTCGCCCTGTTATGTCTTTACCAACGGCTCCCGGGCCCATGCCGAGCGGGTACTGGCCTGCCTCGGGATCGCCGAACAATTCGAAGAGATTTTCGATATCCGGATTGCCGCCTATCAGCCGAAACCATTTCCGGATTCTTATCGTGAAGTCATGCGCAAGGTCGGTTGTAAACCGGACCGGAGCGTCATGGTTGAAGATTCCATCGAGAACCTGCTGACGGCCAGGGAGATGGGAATGAAGACCGTTCTTGTGCGCGAACTGGAGCCGGACAGACGCTTTGATGCGCACGTCGAAACTGCCAGCGCCGCCGCTTCGGTTATTTGCGGCTGGCTTGCCGCCTGA
- the prmA gene encoding 50S ribosomal protein L11 methyltransferase, whose amino-acid sequence MELSWTETVFSVPVELIDQVSDALYGIGCIGVMVEERDLDTFVAPDPDADLPESYEIRAYFPETAEPGKLALSICRGLAAEMPGLTPAAIRFSGVQQEDWAEGWKQHFSTVRFGSRLVVKPTWEQWQGDDDSALVSLDPGMAFGTGSHETTRLCLQAVADRFEQSPAPDSVLDVGTGSGILAIAAAALGASKVIGCEIDPGACRVAEENVMLNRVAGQVEITGRPLPDIAGHYDLVIANILAEENVRLAVDLVAHLAPGGCLILSGILKEKESFVCAGFCNLGLNDPDIRYENEWCCMIYHREQRS is encoded by the coding sequence ATGGAGCTAAGTTGGACAGAAACTGTTTTTTCGGTACCGGTCGAGCTGATTGACCAGGTCTCAGATGCCCTGTATGGCATCGGCTGTATCGGTGTCATGGTCGAGGAGCGTGATCTCGATACCTTTGTCGCTCCTGATCCGGATGCTGATCTTCCCGAGAGTTACGAGATCAGGGCCTATTTCCCGGAAACAGCTGAGCCGGGGAAACTGGCCCTGAGTATCTGCCGGGGGCTGGCTGCTGAAATGCCCGGCCTGACGCCTGCCGCGATCCGTTTTTCCGGAGTTCAGCAGGAGGATTGGGCCGAAGGGTGGAAGCAGCATTTCTCAACGGTGCGCTTCGGCTCGCGACTGGTGGTCAAACCGACCTGGGAACAGTGGCAGGGTGACGATGATTCGGCGCTGGTTTCTCTCGATCCGGGAATGGCATTCGGGACCGGCAGCCATGAAACGACAAGGCTTTGCCTGCAGGCGGTGGCCGACCGGTTTGAGCAGTCACCGGCGCCGGATTCGGTCCTTGATGTCGGAACCGGCTCGGGGATTCTGGCGATAGCGGCGGCCGCTCTCGGGGCGAGCAAGGTTATCGGCTGTGAAATCGATCCGGGCGCCTGCCGGGTGGCCGAAGAGAATGTCATGCTGAACCGCGTTGCCGGCCAGGTTGAGATTACCGGCCGGCCGCTGCCCGATATCGCCGGCCACTATGACCTTGTTATTGCCAATATCCTTGCCGAGGAAAATGTCCGACTTGCGGTTGACCTGGTTGCTCATCTCGCACCCGGCGGTTGCCTGATCCTGTCCGGCATCCTTAAGGAAAAAGAAAGTTTTGTCTGTGCCGGCTTCTGTAATCTTGGCCTCAATGATCCTGATATCCGTTATGAAAATGAATGGTGTTGCATGATCTATCACAGAGAGCAGCGTTCATGA
- a CDS encoding AcrB/AcrD/AcrF family protein: MDLVSFSIKKPVTVISIIVMVVLFGLISLNRLPIQLAPTVVEPVISVTTTWRGATPYEIEREIIEEQENTLKGLTNLVKMESSSSNGQGQITLTFKIGTEVNDALLRVSNKLNEVPSYPADVDQPAVNASGAQSSFAIWVILKAMDDNPRHVYTYRTFFENEIRQYLERVKGVSELFLPAGTAEEMHVVVSPEKLASHRLTVDRVINALRNENVNISAGILGVGRRDYRIRTTAEFKSPEQIAGVVLASTGQERVTIGDVAKVERGYAKSLGSVLHNGTPGMAIGLRPETGTNILELTESYEKAVEWLNETKLKPQGLYLEWVYDQRFYINSAINMIKQNILFGGCLAIVVLLIFLRSLRATIVVGMAIPISVIGTFIMLYALGRNLNVVSMAGIAFAVGMLVDNAIVVIENIDRHRKMGKTAYRAALEGTKEVWGAVLASTITTLAVFLPVVFIEEEAGQLFRDIAIAVVAAVSLSLFVSVSVIPMLAQKLLAAKDEETDGVISNGLQSFSERFQPKVQPINEMLSGFGLRLRDGMMWLVGIATLSTRNRIATVVLLITLAICSGYFLMPQKDYLPQGNRNFILSFLIPPPGLSLEERNDIGNQFFELAKPHIKQEVDGVPAIRNMFYVGREGFMIVGALAEEWDKARDLLPLFNRMSNSIPGIFGVASQPGVFQRNVGGAKSVEVNISGDDLTRITTASAMLFGAIRNAPQGMSPRPIPSVELTYPEVHFIPDRDLMTANGMTSRQFGVALDVLMDGTIIGDFKEDGKKKIDLVVKSADDSVVTPEDVNNALLATPTGRVVPVSSLARMKESIGVSQIRHLERERTVTLQVSTPVDMPLQVATDIIENQLIPAVGANGAFDGLNVSIGGTADKLKETAEVLGWNFIMAAVIAYLLMASLFGNFIYPLIIMLTVPLAGAGGVLGVQVLNIFLRLGGAPIQQMDILTMLGFVILIGVVVNNAILIVHQSLNNFHLHNMDYEEAVLESVRSRLRPIYMSATTSIFGMLPLVVIPGAGAEMYRGLGSVLLGGLAVSTIFTVFVIPAILMWVIKMEKREVEEG; this comes from the coding sequence ATGGATCTGGTCTCTTTTTCAATTAAAAAACCGGTAACGGTTATTTCGATCATTGTCATGGTTGTCCTGTTCGGTCTGATCAGTCTGAACAGGCTGCCGATTCAGCTGGCACCGACAGTGGTCGAACCGGTTATCTCGGTTACCACCACCTGGCGCGGCGCCACGCCGTATGAAATCGAACGCGAAATCATCGAAGAGCAGGAGAATACGCTCAAGGGGCTGACCAACCTGGTCAAGATGGAGAGCAGCTCGAGCAACGGCCAGGGCCAGATTACCCTGACCTTCAAGATCGGTACCGAAGTCAACGACGCACTGCTACGGGTTTCGAACAAGCTCAACGAGGTGCCGTCCTATCCGGCAGATGTCGATCAGCCGGCCGTCAATGCCTCCGGTGCGCAGAGCAGTTTTGCGATCTGGGTCATTCTCAAGGCGATGGATGATAATCCGCGTCATGTTTACACTTACCGGACATTTTTCGAAAACGAAATCCGGCAATACCTGGAACGGGTCAAAGGGGTCTCCGAACTCTTCCTCCCGGCTGGTACCGCCGAGGAAATGCACGTCGTGGTCAGCCCGGAAAAACTGGCGTCACATCGCCTGACGGTTGATCGGGTTATTAATGCGCTGCGGAATGAGAACGTCAACATCTCGGCCGGCATCCTCGGTGTCGGCCGCCGGGATTATCGTATCCGGACGACCGCCGAATTTAAATCGCCGGAGCAGATTGCCGGCGTTGTTCTCGCCTCGACCGGTCAGGAGCGGGTGACCATTGGCGATGTTGCCAAGGTCGAGCGCGGCTATGCCAAGTCGCTCGGTTCGGTTTTGCACAACGGCACGCCCGGCATGGCGATCGGTTTGCGCCCGGAGACCGGAACCAATATTCTCGAGTTGACTGAAAGTTATGAAAAAGCGGTAGAGTGGCTCAATGAAACCAAGCTGAAGCCGCAGGGGCTTTACCTTGAATGGGTTTATGATCAACGGTTTTACATCAACAGCGCAATCAACATGATCAAGCAGAACATCCTGTTCGGCGGCTGCCTGGCCATCGTTGTTCTGCTGATTTTCCTGCGTAGTCTGCGCGCGACCATTGTCGTCGGTATGGCGATTCCGATCAGCGTCATCGGTACCTTTATCATGCTCTACGCGCTCGGTCGCAACCTGAATGTCGTCAGTATGGCCGGTATCGCTTTTGCCGTCGGCATGTTGGTCGATAACGCGATTGTGGTTATTGAAAATATTGACCGGCACCGGAAGATGGGCAAGACAGCTTATCGGGCAGCCCTGGAAGGGACCAAGGAGGTCTGGGGTGCTGTTCTCGCCTCGACGATTACCACCCTCGCGGTTTTCCTGCCGGTCGTATTTATCGAGGAGGAAGCGGGCCAGTTGTTTCGTGACATTGCGATCGCGGTGGTCGCGGCGGTCTCGCTGTCTCTGTTCGTTTCGGTATCGGTTATCCCGATGTTGGCCCAGAAGCTTCTCGCCGCCAAGGACGAGGAGACCGACGGGGTTATCAGCAATGGCCTGCAATCGTTCAGCGAGCGCTTTCAGCCGAAAGTACAGCCGATCAACGAAATGCTCTCCGGCTTCGGTCTCCGTTTACGCGACGGGATGATGTGGCTGGTCGGCATAGCGACTCTTTCCACGCGCAATCGGATCGCTACCGTTGTTCTGCTGATAACCCTGGCCATCTGCTCCGGTTATTTCCTGATGCCGCAAAAGGACTACCTGCCGCAGGGCAACCGCAACTTTATCCTCAGTTTTCTGATCCCGCCTCCCGGCTTGTCGCTGGAGGAACGGAACGATATCGGGAACCAGTTCTTTGAACTGGCCAAACCGCATATCAAACAGGAGGTTGACGGGGTCCCGGCGATCCGCAATATGTTCTATGTTGGCCGTGAAGGCTTCATGATTGTCGGTGCCCTGGCCGAAGAGTGGGACAAGGCCCGAGATCTTTTGCCCCTGTTCAACCGGATGAGCAACTCGATTCCCGGTATTTTCGGAGTTGCATCGCAACCCGGGGTCTTTCAGCGAAATGTGGGCGGCGCAAAATCGGTCGAGGTCAATATCAGTGGTGATGACTTGACCCGCATCACGACCGCCTCGGCGATGCTTTTCGGGGCCATACGAAACGCGCCACAGGGGATGAGTCCGCGGCCGATTCCATCGGTTGAACTGACCTACCCGGAGGTTCACTTTATTCCGGATCGTGACCTGATGACCGCCAACGGGATGACTTCCCGCCAGTTCGGCGTCGCCCTCGATGTCCTGATGGATGGCACCATTATCGGTGACTTCAAGGAGGACGGGAAAAAGAAGATCGACCTGGTTGTCAAGTCGGCCGATGACAGTGTCGTGACGCCGGAGGATGTCAATAATGCCCTGCTTGCCACCCCGACCGGCAGGGTGGTCCCGGTCTCAAGCCTGGCCCGGATGAAAGAATCGATCGGGGTTTCGCAGATCCGTCATCTGGAAAGAGAGCGGACCGTTACCCTGCAGGTCTCTACCCCGGTCGACATGCCGCTGCAGGTAGCGACCGATATTATCGAAAACCAGTTGATCCCGGCGGTCGGGGCCAACGGTGCTTTCGACGGACTGAATGTTTCAATTGGAGGAACCGCCGACAAGCTCAAAGAGACCGCCGAGGTTCTCGGGTGGAACTTCATCATGGCGGCGGTGATCGCTTACCTGTTGATGGCGTCGCTGTTCGGCAACTTTATCTACCCGCTGATTATCATGCTCACCGTACCGCTGGCCGGTGCCGGCGGCGTGCTCGGCGTGCAGGTCCTGAATATCTTTTTGCGCCTCGGCGGAGCGCCGATTCAGCAGATGGATATTCTGACCATGCTCGGTTTCGTCATTCTCATCGGGGTCGTGGTTAATAATGCCATCCTGATTGTTCACCAGTCCCTCAATAATTTCCATCTCCACAACATGGATTATGAAGAGGCAGTGCTCGAATCAGTCCGCAGTCGTCTGCGGCCGATTTACATGAGCGCGACCACCAGTATCTTCGGGATGCTACCGCTGGTCGTTATCCCGGGTGCCGGCGCCGAAATGTACCGCGGTCTCGGTAGTGTCCTTCTGGGCGGCCTGGCGGTTTCGACTATCTTTACCGTCTTTGTCATCCCGGCGATTCTGATGTGGGTGATCAAAATGGAAAAACGTGAGGTTGAAGAAGGTTGA
- a CDS encoding D-tyrosyl-tRNA(Tyr) deacylase — translation MRAVVQRVTSSAVEVDGKVVGSIGRGLLVLLGVGREDSEQDALYLADKISGLRIFEDADGKMNLAVADVGGSILAISQFTLYGDCRKGRRPGFSAAAPPERANSLYEYFVSCLHNLDLDVATGVFRAEMKVQLVNDGPVTMLLDSRKEF, via the coding sequence GTGAGGGCGGTTGTCCAGCGGGTGACCTCCTCTGCGGTCGAGGTCGACGGGAAGGTTGTCGGTTCTATTGGCCGGGGGCTGTTGGTGCTGCTCGGAGTCGGCCGGGAGGATAGTGAGCAGGATGCTCTTTATCTTGCCGACAAGATTTCCGGTTTGCGGATATTTGAAGATGCAGACGGCAAGATGAATCTGGCGGTTGCGGATGTTGGCGGGTCGATACTGGCGATCTCGCAATTTACGCTCTACGGCGATTGCCGCAAGGGGCGGCGCCCCGGCTTCAGTGCGGCGGCCCCGCCGGAGCGGGCGAACAGCCTCTACGAATATTTTGTCTCCTGCCTGCACAACCTCGATCTTGACGTCGCGACCGGGGTTTTCCGGGCCGAGATGAAAGTACAACTGGTCAACGATGGGCCGGTCACTATGCTGCTCGACAGCCGAAAAGAATTCTGA
- a CDS encoding MBL fold metallo-hydrolase, whose protein sequence is MGGIMDLEIIQIPAGDADNFSYLVYCKATREGLAIDPSFTPELLLAKAAEQDVTIKILGNTHGHRDHISGNGEILEATGAELAGHPEDLPQADIALEEGSKLHIGNGTIMILHTPGHTPGSIVFKTDKAIITGDTLFVSRCGRADLPGSNVEDLYESLQRLRQLPTETKVFPGHDYGPQPFSTIGWELENNEFLRCPDLESFIKLRMG, encoded by the coding sequence ATGGGAGGCATAATGGACCTTGAAATTATCCAGATACCGGCCGGCGATGCCGATAATTTTTCTTACCTCGTTTACTGCAAGGCAACCCGTGAAGGGCTTGCTATCGACCCCTCTTTCACACCGGAGCTTTTACTGGCTAAAGCGGCTGAGCAAGACGTTACCATCAAGATCCTCGGCAACACCCACGGTCATCGAGACCACATCTCCGGCAATGGCGAAATCCTCGAGGCAACCGGCGCCGAGCTGGCCGGCCATCCTGAGGACCTGCCGCAGGCCGATATCGCGCTCGAAGAAGGGAGCAAGCTTCATATCGGCAATGGGACGATCATGATCCTGCATACTCCCGGCCATACCCCCGGCTCGATTGTCTTTAAAACCGATAAGGCGATCATCACCGGCGACACCCTGTTCGTCTCGCGCTGCGGCAGGGCCGACCTGCCGGGAAGCAACGTCGAAGACCTTTACGAGAGCCTGCAGCGGTTACGGCAACTACCGACCGAGACGAAAGTTTTTCCGGGCCACGATTACGGACCGCAACCGTTCTCGACCATCGGCTGGGAACTGGAGAACAACGAGTTCCTCCGCTGCCCGGACCTCGAAAGCTTCATCAAGCTGAGAATGGGTTAA